A region from the Triticum aestivum cultivar Chinese Spring chromosome 3D, IWGSC CS RefSeq v2.1, whole genome shotgun sequence genome encodes:
- the LOC123074523 gene encoding uncharacterized protein — MDILYQCKEILKIQKFRRLASYAGFYSFTTLVTYAYTSNTTRAGISRADQYYASYPSGTELLTDTAKLYKAALGNCFEIDDWGPIEFSIMAKHFDRQGKPPYAYHAQYMSHLLSHGQLDGSG; from the exons ATGGACATTTTGTATCAGTGCAAGGAGATCTTAAAGATTCAGAAGTTTAGGCGATTGGCGTCTTATGCTGGATTCTATTCCTTCACTACCCTCGTTACCTATGCTTACACAAGCAATAC GACAAGAGCTGGCATTTCGAGGGCCGATCAGTATTATGCTTCCTACCCTTCTGGCACCGAGCTATTAACTGACACTGCAAAG CTTTACAAGGCTGCATTAGGTAATTGTTTTGAAATAGACGACTGGGGTCCAATAGAATTCTCCATCATGGCAAAGCACTTTGACCGGCAAGGCAAACCACCATATGCTTACCATGCT CAATACATGTCGCACCTTCTATCCCATGGCCAACTCGATGGAAGTGGTTAA